CCGTCTATGCCGCACACGGCGGGTCCTTTCCCGTGTACGTTGCCGGCGTGGGCGCCGTGGCCACCGTGACCGTCTCGGGGCTGCCGCAAATGCAGGACCATGACCTCGTGGTGGAGGCCCTCAGGGAGATTCTGGGGTCCATGCGCCCTGCCTGAATGCCGGCTGGGACGCTGATCACGTTAGGCTAAAGGCAGTCCCCCGATCCGCCCACAAGGAGTTCACCCCATGAACCTGTTCATCAAGCTGCTCGGCACCGGAATCAGCCTCGCCGCCGGGTTTGTCGGCACCAAGGTAGTCAACACCGTCTGGGAAAAGTCCACCGGCCGGAAGCCCCCCACCGGCAAGCACGAAGACACCCCAACGAGCCTTCGGTCCGCCCTGACCTTCGCGCTGATCTCGGCCTCGGTCAGCACCATCATCCAGGTCCTCGCCAACCGCGGCACGCAGCGGGCCATCACCCGGTTCGCGAAGACCCAGGACATCGTCTAACGGATTTACCGTCCGGCTGCCGGGCTGTGGCTCGGCGCTCTTGTTCGGGCCACAGCCCGGCGCTCTTGTTCGTGGCTCTTGTCCGGCGGTCTTGCTGTGGCTCTGGTCCGGGCAAAATCCTCAGCCGTCAGGACTCTTCGTCGCGGGCCGACTTGGCCGCTTTCTGGACCACGGCCTCCAGGTCATCGGAGCTGAGCAAATCCCGGTGCATGTGCTTGGTGCGGTAGCCGGCCCGGCCCACCATGTGCGCGGACACCGGCACCGTCAGCAGCTGGAAAATCCATGCCACCAGCAGCACCGGCCACACCCACCACGACCGCATCTGCAGGCCGATGGCCGCCAGGAGCAGGAACAGTCCCAGCACCTGCGGTTTCGTGGCCGCGTGCATTCGGCTCAGCAGGTCAGGGAAACGGAGGAGCCCGACGGCGGCCGCCAGGGACATGAGGGCACCCGCCACCAGGAATACCGCCGTCACGGTGTCGATCACGTTGTCCACCAGGCTCGCCTCAGGATTCATGGGTCTGCTCCCGCCGGTCGGCCACGAAGCGTGCCACTGTCACGGAGCCGATGAAGCCAACCACCGACAATGCCACGAGCAGCATCAAGTTGTTCAGGTGCCGGTTCACGGCCATGTCGATGCACAGGGCCGCGCCGAGGATGGCCAGCAGCACATCGGAGGCCAGCACCCGGTCCAGCAGCGAGGGGCCCCGCGCAATGCGGATGATGGCACCGGCCGCGGCCGCCGAGAGAATGACTGCCGTGACAGCCAGGACAATTTGCATCATGCCGGGGTCTCCTGCCGCACTGCTTCGAGTTCTTCCCTGCTGCCCATAATGCGGATCAGACCGGCTTCAATGGACCGGACTTCCTTACGCAGGCTGGCCACGTCCTCGGCGTTGCTGATGTTGAGCGCGTGCAGGTAAAGGGTGGACGTTGAACGGTCCACTTCCACCACCAGGGAACCCGGGATCAGCGAAATCACGTGCCCCACGGCGGTGACGATGAGGTCCTGGTGGCTCCGCAGCGGGACGGCGACGACGGCGTTGATCACCTTGGGGCCGCGGACCACCGCCAGGTACATGACCTCGATGCTCGCTGCCGCCACCCGGGCGATGAACCGCAGGGCGAAGGGAACCGCGTGCAGGATATTGAACCTGCCGCTGAGCTCCACCGGCGGCAGGTAGAACATCCGGGCCACCAGCACGGCCAGCAGGGCACCGAAGAGCAGGTTGCCGGGACTGAAGTCCTGCCAGAGCGCACCCCAGACGATCACCAGCCACACCAGGAGGGGAATCTCCTGGCGCAGCGAAAGGCGGCGGCGGCTCATTCGCCCCCACCCGCTTTCAGCGCCAGGGGCGGCACCTGGGTGTCCTCACCGAGCACCGCCTGGATGTACGAGGACCTTTCCAGCATCTCCTGGGCCGCCTGATCCGCCACCTTGAACAGCGGGCCGGCGAAGACCGTGAGGGATACGCCCAGCGCCACCAGCCCGAGGGTTGAGCCCACCATGGTGCGGGGCAGCAGGGTCACGCTGTCGCGGCCGGCCCGCCGGCCGGTGGCTGATTCCTCGCGCGCCGCCAGGAGAACGGGGTCCGGGTGCTCTGCGTCCGAGGGCTTCCGCCAGAACGCACGGTTCCAGACTCGCGCCACGGCGAGGAGCGTCAGCAGGCTCGTGACCACGCCGCCGATCACCAGCGCGTAGGCGAGCGGAGTCCCCAGTTCAATGCCGGCCTGGATCAGGCCCACCTTGCCCAGGAACCCGGAGAACGGCGGTATGCCGGCCAGGTTCATGGCGGGCACAAAGAACAGGAGCGCCAAGACGGGGGAAAGCTTGGCCAGCCCCGCCAGCCGGTCCACCGAGGAACTGCCGCCCCGGCGTTCAATGAGGCCCGTGACGAGGAACAGGCTGGTCTGGATGGTGATGTGGTGGGCCACGTAGAACACGGCAGCGGCCAGCCCGGCCACCGAGGACATCGCCAGCCCGAACACCATGTAGCCGATGTGGCTCACCAGCGTGAAGGACAACAGACGTTTGATGTCGCTTTGGGCGAGGGCGCCGAGGATTCCCACCACCATGGTCAGGAGCGCCACCACCATTAAGGGAGTGTTCAGGCTGTCGCCGGGAAACAGCAGGGTCTCGGTGCGGACCATCGCATACACGCCCACTTTGGTCAGCAGGCCGGCGAACACGGCGGTGACCGGGGCGGGCGCGGTGGGATAGGAGTCCGGAAGCCAGAAGGACAGCGGGAACACGGCCGCCTTGATGCCGAAGGCCACCAGGAGCATCACATGCAGCAGCGTCTGTGTTCCCTCGTCCAGGTCCGCGAGCTTGATGGCGAGGTCTGCCATGTTCACCGTGCCGGTGGCGCCGTAAACCATGGCGATGGAGATCAGGAACAGGACGGAGGACACCACGGAGACCACCACATAGGTGACGCCTGCCCGGATCCGGGGTCCCGTCCCGCCCAGGGTCATCAGGACGTAGCTTGCCGTCAGGAGGATCTCAAAACCGACGTACAGGTTGAAGAGGTCCCCGGACAGGAACGCGTTGGACACCCCGGCCACGAGGATCAGGAAGGTGGGGTGGAAGATCGATACGGGGGCGTCCTGATCGCCGTCGGCCATGCCCTGCCCGGTGGCATAGATGAGGACGGCCAGGCTGACGGCGGAGGACACCACCAGCATGAGCGAGGAGAACTGATCCACCACCATGGTGATGCCCCAGGGCGGCAGCCAGCCGCCGATGTTCACGGCGGCTGTTCCGCCCTCCCACACAGAGGCGAGCAGGGCGCATTCCAGGAGCAGCGTCAGGGACAGCACACCGATGCTGACCGCCCGCTGCGCCCGGGAATGCCGGAACAGCAGGAAGGCCAGCGCGGCACCAAAGATGGGAAGCAGGACGGCAAGCGGGGCAAAGCTTGTGATGTTCACTTCACACCTCCTTCGGGGCCGGGGGTTACGTTTCGGGAACCGGGTTGCTCTTCGGCCGCGGCATCCACCGCGGGAATCGTCCGGGCGCCGGCCACCACCGACTCCCCGGACTCTTCAGGGTCTGATTGATCCGCATAGTCCGAAACGCCGCTGCCGTCGCTGCCAAGCATCGTCAGCGGAAACTCGGACGTCTCGGCCGGGATCTCGGCGTCGTCCTCGGCATCGAACCTGGGCGTCGCGGCCACGCGGCGGTCCTCGACGTCGTCCTGGATCTCATCCTGGCGCGCCAGGACCCAGGTGCGGTAAATGATGCCGAGCATAAACGCGGTGACGGCGAAGGAGATCACGATCGACGTGAGGATGAGTGCCTGCGGCAGCGGGTCCGCGTACTCGTTGGCACCGGTGTCCTTGTTGAAGAACGGAGCCAGGCCGGCATAGCCGCCCGTGGTGAGGATCAGCAGGTTCGTGGCGTTGGTCAGGAGCATCAGCCCCAGAAGCACCCGGGTGAGGCTGCGTTCCAGGATCAGGTAGATCCCGCACGCATACAGGGCACCCATCACCATCAGCAGGGTCAGGTTGACACTCATCCTTGGCCCTTCACTGTGGTTTCGGCGGAGAGGCTCACGGCCTCGTGCCCGTCGGTGGAAACGGCACCGGCCATCACGTCCTCAACAAGGGAGTCCGGTGCCGGTTCGTCCTCGTTTTCGTCAAAATGTTCGTCGATCTCGGAGCCCAGGCTGCGGAGCACGTCCAGCACCAGGCCCACCACCACGATGTACACGCCGATGTCGAACAGGGTGGACGTGACGAACTTGATGTCGCCAAACACGGGGAGCCACAGTTCGATGATGGCGCTCTGGAACACCTGACCGCCCAGCAGGAGCGGCACCACACCCGAGGCGGCCGCCGTCGCAAGACCGATGCCCAGCAGGGTGCCGGCGCCTACGGGGGTGGCCTCCCGCAGTTCGAAGCGCCCGCCGGCCAGGTAGCGGATGGCGAGGGCGAGTCCCGCCGTGAGGCCGCCCGCGAAACCACCGCCGGGCAGGTTGTGCCCGGCCAGGAGGAGGTAGAGCGAGAAGATGATCAGCGAGTGGAAGATCAGCCGAGTCACCACTTCGAAGATGATGGAGCGCCGCTCGGGGGCCAGGGTCCGGCCGGCCACGATCCAGGCGTCCCGTGTGGAGGCGGCAAACTTCCGGCTGAGGGCCAGCGACGCGGCTTCGCGGGATCCCGGGTCCGCTGCCGATTGCCGTCCCACGCTGCCCTCGGCGATGGTGGAGGACATTCTGAGCCGGTCGCCCCGGCCGCGGACAAAGATCAGGCTGGCGACGCCGGTGGCCGCGAGCGCGAGGACGGAAATTTCGCCGAACGTATCCCAGGCCCTGATGTCCACCAGGGTCACGTTGACGATGTTCAGTCCGCCGCCGCCTTCGTACGCCAGCCTCGGAAACTCCAGCGACACGGGGGCAGCCACCCGGGCGCCCATCGCGTAGATGGCGGCGAAAACCATGGTGATGCCGAAGGCGGCGCCGATAATCACGCGGACCACCCGGTATCTCCCGCCGGTCCGGTCTCGCAGCTCGGCTGGCAGGCTGCGCATGGCCAGGACGAACGCCACCAGGATGATGGTTTCCACCAGCACCTGGGTCAGGGCCAGGTCCGGCGCGCCCTGCAGCGCGAACATCAGGGCAATCCCGTACCCGGTCACCGACACCATCAGCACGGCGAGGAACCGCCGGTTGGCCTTGACCGCGGCCAGGGCCCCGATCACGATCCCGGCACCCACCACGGGCTGGAGCGGGGAGAACGGATCACTGAAGTACAGGTTCGTCGGCAGGGGTTTCCCGGCCACAAGCATGGTGGTCAGCGGCAGCGCAAACGCCATGGAGAGGATCACGGAGAGATAAAAGTAGAGCGAACCACGCTGGGTGCGGCCGGTGATCCACACGGCCACATCATCCAGCGCGCCGATGGTGAGCTGGTAGAACCGGTCCCCGTCGATCCAGCCGGGTACCCGGGACTGTGCCCGCTCCACCAGCTTCCGGCCTGAGTGCATGGCCAGGCCGAGGACGAACGTCAGCGCCGTCAGTCCGAGCGCCGGATTCAGCCCGTGCCACAGCGCGAGGTGCCCGGCCTGCTCAACCGGTGTGCCGGCGTCGGCCGCGGTGGACGCAAAGAGGGCCGCATACGGCTGGATCCAGGCATCCACCGGGGTTGGCCACAGGCCATAAACAATGGTGAGGAGGCTCAGGAGCGCGGGGGCCGCCAGGAAGGAGGGCCGGACGGCCTTGAACGGGGTGGGATCCACGCCGGACTTGACGGCGAACGCCCCCCACATGAATCGGGCGCTGTAGGCGAAAGTGAGGACCGAGCCCAGGACGATGCCCGCAAGCACAACGGTGCTCCAGGGGTCTCCCCCGGAGGCGTGGTGAACGAAGGCCTCCAGGACCGATTCCTTGGCGACAAAGCCGGCCAGCAGCGGAACGCCCGCCATCGACGCGGCGCCGATGCCGGCCACAATGCCCAGCGCCCGGGACGAGCGGAACACGCCGGACAGCTGGCGGACATCACGCGTTCCGGCCTGGTGGTCGATGATGCCCACCACCAGGAACAGGGTGGCTTTGAAGAGGCCATGCGCCAGGAGCATGGCGAGGCCGGCGAGCGCGGCGTCCGGCGTCCCGAGTCCCACCACCATGGTCAGGAAACCCAGCTGGCTGACGGTGCCGTACGCAAGGATCAGCTTAATGTCGGTCTGCCGCAACGCCCGGTACCCGCCCACCAGCATGGTGGCCAGGCCCAGCCCCAGCACAACGGGCTGCCAGTAGGCGGTCTCCGAGAAACCCGGCGCAAGCCTGGCCACCAGGTAGATGCCGGCCTTAACCATGGCTGCGGCGTGCAGATAGGCGCTGACCGGCGTGGGCGCCGCCATGGCGCCCGGCAGCCAGAAGTGGAAGGGCACCAGCGCGGATTTGCTGATGGCGCCCACGAGGATGAGTACGACGGCGGTGGCGACGATGCCGCTGTCCGGTCCGGTCACCAGCGTGGCCGCCTGCGCCATAATCGCCGAAATGCGGTAGGTTCCGGCGCTGTAGCCCAGCATGATCAGGCCCACCAGCATGGCCAGGCCGCCGGCGGTGGTGACCATCAGGGCCTGCAGGGCGGAGCGCCGGGCGGCCAGCCTGGTGCGGGCAAAGCCGATCAGCAGGTAGGAAAGGATGGTGGTCAGTTCCCAGAAGATGAACAGCAGGAGCAGGTCATCCGCCACCACCAGGCCGAACATGGCCCCCGCGAAGGCGAGCAACTGCGCTCCGAAGCCACCCAGATCCTGGTCCTTCTCACTGAAGTACCGGGCGCAGTAGATCAGCACCAGCGCGCCCACACCCAGGACCAGCAGGGACATCACCCAGGCCAGCGGATCCAGCCGGAAGGCCAGCTCCAGCTTCAGCCCGGGGATCCAGGGAATGACCTCTGCCACGGCCCCGGAGTCCGAGTAGACGGCGCCGTACTGGAACAGCAGCCAGATGAAGGACGCGGCAGGCACGGCCGCCAATGCATAGAACGCGTTACGGCCCCACATCCTGAACAGGAGGGGCGCCACAGCAGCCACCGTAAACTGCACGGCAAGGACTGTGATCACTGTTATCTCCGCAACGTCAGGGATTCGTAAACAAAAAAAGTTAGGGCAGGCGGTCAATCGTCAGGTTCGGTGGCCACAGTTTATCAAGACGTTCCAGCCGTTTTCCGCGCGAAGACCGCCGGCCGCTCGATTTTGCTGAGTGTCAGGCGTATTATGCCCGCCCTGTTCGCCACGGGCGGATAACATTCAGGCTATGAACACCGCCAGCGCTCCTGAGGCCACCCAGCCGCCATCGGAACTCGCATCCGGACCCCGGGCCACCGGCAAGGGCCGCGTGCTGGCCTGGGCTGCCTGGGACTGGGGGTCGGCGGCGTTCAACGCGGTCATGACCACTTTCGTCTTCACGGTCTATCTCACCTCCAGCGCCTTCGGCGACAAGGACCAGTCCTCTGCCGTGCTGGGAACTGCGCTGGCCATCGCTGGCCTGGCAATCGCTGTCCTCGCTCCGGTGACAGGACAGCGCTCGGACAGCGGCGGGCGCCGCAAGCTGTGGCTGGGGGTCAACTCGGCCGCCGTCGCCGTTCTGACAGGGCTGTGTTTCTTCGTTGTCCCGGGCCCGGAATTCCTGCTGCTGGGGGTCTCCCTCATTGCCCTGGCGAATGTTTTCTTTGAGTTTGCGGGCGTCAACTACAACGCCATGCTCACCCAGGTGTCCACCCCCACGAACATCGGCAAGGTCAGCGGGTTCGGCTGGGGAATGGGTTATCTTGGCGGCATTGTGGCGCTGTTGGTGGTGCTGCAACTCTTTGTGCAGCCGAGCTTCGACTGGTTTGGCGCCTCCACGGAAGCCAGCCTGAACATCCGGCTTGTGGCGGTGTTCTCGGCGCTGTGGTTCTTCATCTTCGCCCTCCCGGTCCTGTTCGTCGTTCCGGAACTGCCCCGGCCGGCGCGGGCCAAACAGCTGGGCTTCCTGGCCTCTTACGGCCTGCTGGTCCGCCGGATCAAGGCGATCTACGCCACGAGCCCCCATACGATCTATTTCCTCCTCGCCAGCGCAGTCTTCCGCGACGGGCTCGCAGCAGTCTTCACGTTCGGCGGGATCATTGCGGCCGGCACCTTCGGCTTCGAGCTGCCCCAGGTCATTTTCTTTGCCATCTTCGGGAATGTGGTGGCAGCGGTTGGTGCCGTCATCGGCGGGTTCCTGGATGACCGGGTGGGCCCGAAAGCCGTCATCATGGGCTCCCTCATCGGACTGCTGATCGCCGGTGCCATGATCCTGGTCCTCGGCAACGGCAACTACGTGTTCTTCGGAACGGCCTGGGCCGGCGCCACGACGTTCTGGGTCTTCGGGTTGTTCCTCTGCCTCTTCGTAGGCCCGGCACAGTCATCCTCCAGGGCCTACCTGGCCCGGCTTGCACCCACCGGGGAGACCGGCGAGCTGTTCGGCCTGTATGCAACCACGGGCCGGGCCGTCAGTTTCCTGGCCCCCGCATTGTTCACGCTCTGCATCACTGTGGCCACTCCCCTGGTGGCGCCCGGCGAGGCCCAGCGCTGGGGAATCCTGGGCATCATGGTGGTCCTGCTCGCCGGCCTGCTGGTCCTGCTGCCGGTGAAACCGCCCAGCAAGGCACCCATTGCCCAGGTACCTTCCTCCTAGCCGGCCCGTCATCCCGGTAACGCGCCACACCGCGCCGGTGTTTGGAGCTGGCTTTCCCGAGCGGCGGACCGGCACCCGAAACCGGTGTGCGGCGACTAGTCTGGACGTATGAACGTGGACGAAACGGACCTCCCCGGCCTGGGCCGGCGGAAGGATTTCATGACGGCATCCGGACGCCGCATCGGCGTCGTGGAGCTGCGGGAAGGCCAGACGGAACTTATCGTTTCCACCTGGGACGATCCCGACACCTGCCAGGCTTCTATTCCCCTGACCGGGGACGAGGCAGCCACCCTGGGCAACCTCCTGGGCGGGCAGCACCTGGCCATGAAGCTGGCCGAGGAACACCGGGATGTGCCCGGCATTGTGACCCGGCAGTTCTCCATTGCCCCGGATTCCCCGTTCCAGAACCAGCCCATGGGCAAGGCCTGCATCCGCACCCGCTGCGGCGTCTCGATCGTGGCGATCATGCGTGAAGGCGAGGTGCTCCCCTCGCCGGGACCCGACGTCGTCCTTCATTCCGGCGATTTGCTGGTGGCCGTGGGAACCCAAGAAGGCCTCGACTCGGCGGCCGATATTCTCCGCAACGGCTGAGCCTGATGGACCCGCTGGCCCTGACCCTCATTGAACTGGGGGCCGTTGTGTTCTGCCTTGGCCTGTTGGCCAGGCTGGCCGGACGGATCGGAATGTCACCAATCCCCCTCTATCTTGTGGGTGGGCTCGCCTTCGGGGCAGGCGGGGTGGTCAAGCTCGATGGTATGCACGAATTCGCACATCTTTCCGGCGAAATCGGGGTCATCCTGCTGTTGCTTATGCTCGGATTGGAATATACGGCTGCCGAGCTTTTCACCGGTCTGCGCAGGTCGTGGCAGGCCGGTGTTCTTGACCTGGTCCTGAATTTCGTACCGGGCGCGGGGTTGGCGTTCCTGCTCGGCTGGGGGCCGGTGGGCGCCATGGTGATGGGCGGCGTGACCTATATATCCTCCTCCGGAATCGCCGCGAAGGTGATCACCGACCTCGGCCGCCTCGGCAACCGGGAGACGCCGGTGGTGCTGTCCATCCTGGTCTTCGAGGACCTGGCCATGGCCGTGTACCTGCCTATTCTGACGGCCACCCTGGCGGGGGTGAGCTTCCTGGGCGGCCTGACCACGGTGGGCATCTCCCTGGCAGTGGTCACGCTGGTCCTGATGGTGGCCCTGCGCCATGGCCACCACGTGTCCAAGGCGGTGCACAGCGAAAACTCCGAAGTCTTCCTGCTCAACCTGCTCGGGGCTGCCCTCCTGGTGGCCGGCGTCGCATCGGCGATGCAGGTCTCCGCCGCGGTGGGCGCGTTTATGCTGGGCATTGCCATCTCCGGCGCCACAGCCCACAGCGCCACCCGGATCCTCGAACCGCTCCGGGACCTGTTTGCCGCCATTTTCTTTGTGGCGTTCGGCCTCAACACCGATCCCTCCACCATTCCCCCGGTCCTCGGCTGGGCGCTGGTGCTGGCCGTCATCACCGCCCTCACCAAGATGATCACGGGGATCTGGGCGGCCAAGCGGGCGGGCGTCGGCCGTCCGGGCCGGTTCCGGGCAGGCGCCGCACTGATCGCCCGTGGCGAATTCTCCATCGTGATCGCCGGCCTGGCCGTCGCCTCGGGTGTGGTTCCCCGCGACCTCGCCGCCCTGGCCACGGCCTACGTCCTCCTGATGGCCATCATTGGCCCCCTCGCCGCCCGTTACGTTGAGCCGGTGGTCAAGGCCCTGGGCCGAGCAGCCGGGGAGCCGGGCGGCCGGCCCGCGCACAGCACCCCTTAGCCTCCCCCGCCGCGCCCCTCGCCCCGCGCCCACTCCAGCTCGCCCTCCTTCAGCTGGCCCACCTTCATCGAGAGGAGACGTCTCGGCGCTAAGCCGCCCGCTTAGCGCGGAGATCTCGCCTCTCGACGCCCCAACCAGCCCGGACCAGCGCGTCCAGCACCCGGTGCGCGCATCCGTCGAAGCCCCAGGTGCGCACGTGGCCGGCGGTCACTGTCACCGACTGCCAGCCAACGGCGGCAATGGATTCGTCCCGGCGGATGTCCGATTCGCGCTGCCGGGCCTCGAGGTGGTGCCGGCCGTCGTAGTTGACGGCCACCTTGAACTCGGGGAAAGCCAGGTCCGGCCAGGCAAGCTCCCCTCCGGTCGGGTCAAGGACCACGTGGCTCAGGGTGGGCTCAGGCAGGCCCAGCCGCCCCATCGCCAGCCGCAGCCGCGTCTCCGGCGCTGAGTCAGCACCAACCCGGCAAAGCT
The window above is part of the Pseudarthrobacter sp. IC2-21 genome. Proteins encoded here:
- a CDS encoding DUF4235 domain-containing protein, with the translated sequence MNLFIKLLGTGISLAAGFVGTKVVNTVWEKSTGRKPPTGKHEDTPTSLRSALTFALISASVSTIIQVLANRGTQRAITRFAKTQDIV
- the mnhG gene encoding monovalent cation/H(+) antiporter subunit G; the encoded protein is MNPEASLVDNVIDTVTAVFLVAGALMSLAAAVGLLRFPDLLSRMHAATKPQVLGLFLLLAAIGLQMRSWWVWPVLLVAWIFQLLTVPVSAHMVGRAGYRTKHMHRDLLSSDDLEAVVQKAAKSARDEES
- a CDS encoding monovalent cation/H+ antiporter complex subunit F; amino-acid sequence: MMQIVLAVTAVILSAAAAGAIIRIARGPSLLDRVLASDVLLAILGAALCIDMAVNRHLNNLMLLVALSVVGFIGSVTVARFVADRREQTHES
- a CDS encoding Na+/H+ antiporter subunit E, which translates into the protein MSRRRLSLRQEIPLLVWLVIVWGALWQDFSPGNLLFGALLAVLVARMFYLPPVELSGRFNILHAVPFALRFIARVAAASIEVMYLAVVRGPKVINAVVAVPLRSHQDLIVTAVGHVISLIPGSLVVEVDRSTSTLYLHALNISNAEDVASLRKEVRSIEAGLIRIMGSREELEAVRQETPA
- a CDS encoding Na+/H+ antiporter subunit D; protein product: MNITSFAPLAVLLPIFGAALAFLLFRHSRAQRAVSIGVLSLTLLLECALLASVWEGGTAAVNIGGWLPPWGITMVVDQFSSLMLVVSSAVSLAVLIYATGQGMADGDQDAPVSIFHPTFLILVAGVSNAFLSGDLFNLYVGFEILLTASYVLMTLGGTGPRIRAGVTYVVVSVVSSVLFLISIAMVYGATGTVNMADLAIKLADLDEGTQTLLHVMLLVAFGIKAAVFPLSFWLPDSYPTAPAPVTAVFAGLLTKVGVYAMVRTETLLFPGDSLNTPLMVVALLTMVVGILGALAQSDIKRLLSFTLVSHIGYMVFGLAMSSVAGLAAAVFYVAHHITIQTSLFLVTGLIERRGGSSSVDRLAGLAKLSPVLALLFFVPAMNLAGIPPFSGFLGKVGLIQAGIELGTPLAYALVIGGVVTSLLTLLAVARVWNRAFWRKPSDAEHPDPVLLAAREESATGRRAGRDSVTLLPRTMVGSTLGLVALGVSLTVFAGPLFKVADQAAQEMLERSSYIQAVLGEDTQVPPLALKAGGGE
- a CDS encoding Na(+)/H(+) antiporter subunit C — protein: MSVNLTLLMVMGALYACGIYLILERSLTRVLLGLMLLTNATNLLILTTGGYAGLAPFFNKDTGANEYADPLPQALILTSIVISFAVTAFMLGIIYRTWVLARQDEIQDDVEDRRVAATPRFDAEDDAEIPAETSEFPLTMLGSDGSGVSDYADQSDPEESGESVVAGARTIPAVDAAAEEQPGSRNVTPGPEGGVK
- a CDS encoding Na+/H+ antiporter subunit A, yielding MITVLAVQFTVAAVAPLLFRMWGRNAFYALAAVPAASFIWLLFQYGAVYSDSGAVAEVIPWIPGLKLELAFRLDPLAWVMSLLVLGVGALVLIYCARYFSEKDQDLGGFGAQLLAFAGAMFGLVVADDLLLLFIFWELTTILSYLLIGFARTRLAARRSALQALMVTTAGGLAMLVGLIMLGYSAGTYRISAIMAQAATLVTGPDSGIVATAVVLILVGAISKSALVPFHFWLPGAMAAPTPVSAYLHAAAMVKAGIYLVARLAPGFSETAYWQPVVLGLGLATMLVGGYRALRQTDIKLILAYGTVSQLGFLTMVVGLGTPDAALAGLAMLLAHGLFKATLFLVVGIIDHQAGTRDVRQLSGVFRSSRALGIVAGIGAASMAGVPLLAGFVAKESVLEAFVHHASGGDPWSTVVLAGIVLGSVLTFAYSARFMWGAFAVKSGVDPTPFKAVRPSFLAAPALLSLLTIVYGLWPTPVDAWIQPYAALFASTAADAGTPVEQAGHLALWHGLNPALGLTALTFVLGLAMHSGRKLVERAQSRVPGWIDGDRFYQLTIGALDDVAVWITGRTQRGSLYFYLSVILSMAFALPLTTMLVAGKPLPTNLYFSDPFSPLQPVVGAGIVIGALAAVKANRRFLAVLMVSVTGYGIALMFALQGAPDLALTQVLVETIILVAFVLAMRSLPAELRDRTGGRYRVVRVIIGAAFGITMVFAAIYAMGARVAAPVSLEFPRLAYEGGGGLNIVNVTLVDIRAWDTFGEISVLALAATGVASLIFVRGRGDRLRMSSTIAEGSVGRQSAADPGSREAASLALSRKFAASTRDAWIVAGRTLAPERRSIIFEVVTRLIFHSLIIFSLYLLLAGHNLPGGGFAGGLTAGLALAIRYLAGGRFELREATPVGAGTLLGIGLATAAASGVVPLLLGGQVFQSAIIELWLPVFGDIKFVTSTLFDIGVYIVVVGLVLDVLRSLGSEIDEHFDENEDEPAPDSLVEDVMAGAVSTDGHEAVSLSAETTVKGQG
- a CDS encoding MFS transporter, whose protein sequence is MNTASAPEATQPPSELASGPRATGKGRVLAWAAWDWGSAAFNAVMTTFVFTVYLTSSAFGDKDQSSAVLGTALAIAGLAIAVLAPVTGQRSDSGGRRKLWLGVNSAAVAVLTGLCFFVVPGPEFLLLGVSLIALANVFFEFAGVNYNAMLTQVSTPTNIGKVSGFGWGMGYLGGIVALLVVLQLFVQPSFDWFGASTEASLNIRLVAVFSALWFFIFALPVLFVVPELPRPARAKQLGFLASYGLLVRRIKAIYATSPHTIYFLLASAVFRDGLAAVFTFGGIIAAGTFGFELPQVIFFAIFGNVVAAVGAVIGGFLDDRVGPKAVIMGSLIGLLIAGAMILVLGNGNYVFFGTAWAGATTFWVFGLFLCLFVGPAQSSSRAYLARLAPTGETGELFGLYATTGRAVSFLAPALFTLCITVATPLVAPGEAQRWGILGIMVVLLAGLLVLLPVKPPSKAPIAQVPSS
- a CDS encoding cation:proton antiporter regulatory subunit, with translation MNVDETDLPGLGRRKDFMTASGRRIGVVELREGQTELIVSTWDDPDTCQASIPLTGDEAATLGNLLGGQHLAMKLAEEHRDVPGIVTRQFSIAPDSPFQNQPMGKACIRTRCGVSIVAIMREGEVLPSPGPDVVLHSGDLLVAVGTQEGLDSAADILRNG
- a CDS encoding cation:proton antiporter, whose protein sequence is MDPLALTLIELGAVVFCLGLLARLAGRIGMSPIPLYLVGGLAFGAGGVVKLDGMHEFAHLSGEIGVILLLLMLGLEYTAAELFTGLRRSWQAGVLDLVLNFVPGAGLAFLLGWGPVGAMVMGGVTYISSSGIAAKVITDLGRLGNRETPVVLSILVFEDLAMAVYLPILTATLAGVSFLGGLTTVGISLAVVTLVLMVALRHGHHVSKAVHSENSEVFLLNLLGAALLVAGVASAMQVSAAVGAFMLGIAISGATAHSATRILEPLRDLFAAIFFVAFGLNTDPSTIPPVLGWALVLAVITALTKMITGIWAAKRAGVGRPGRFRAGAALIARGEFSIVIAGLAVASGVVPRDLAALATAYVLLMAIIGPLAARYVEPVVKALGRAAGEPGGRPAHSTP